The genomic DNA GGTCCGGGGCGGCAGCCGTTTTCCTCGGCCAGCCGGGAGGCCAGAATCATCATTCTACCCAACCAACCCGCATCTTTTTGTGTCACCTCGGCCATGGAGACGATGTGGTGGCGCGGAATCAACAACAGGTGCACGGGGGCGGCGGGGCTGATGTCGTGGAAGGCGAGGAATTCCTCGTCTTCATGGACCTTGCGGGCGGGGATGTCCCCCTTGGCGATCTTGCAGAAGATACAGGTGTCGCTCACGTCGATGCTCGCTGGATATCGGTGGGTCAGGTCGCGCGGCGGGCCTTTTCCTCGAGGCCGGACAGGCCCTCGCGGCGCGCCAACTCGGCCAGCACGTCCTCGGGACGCAGGCCGAAATGGGTCAGGGCCACCATGCAATGAAACCACAAGTCCGCGGTTTCGGCGACCACGCGGTCAGGCGCCGCATCCTTGGCGGCCATGACGAGTTCGGTGGCTTCCTCGCCGATCTTCTTCAGGAAGGCGTCGGGACCCTTGGCCAGCAGCTTGGCGACGTAGGAGCCTTGCGGGTCGCCGCCGTTGGCGGGCAGGCGCGTGGCCAGCGTGTCGGCCAGGCGCGCGAGGATATCGGAGGAATCTGCCATGACGGTGCCGGGCGCGCGGGGGGCGCCCATCATTTATAGATGAGTTCGGGGTCTTTCAGGACCGGGTCGGTGATCTGCCAGGCCGATTGCGCGCCTTCGCCCTGCAGCTGGCGATAGAAGCAGCTGGGCCGGCCCGTGTGGCAGGCGATGCCGCCATGCTGGGTGATCTTCAGCAGCACGACGTCGCCGTCGCAGTCCAGGCGCAACTCGTGCACCGTTTGCGTGTGGCCGGATTCCTCGCCCTTGCGCCAGAGACGCGAGCGCGAGCGCGACCAGTAGACGGCGCGCTGGGTGGCGGCCGTTTCGGCGAGCGCCTCGGCGTTCATCCAGGCCACCATCATGATCTGGCCGCTTTCGGCGTCCTGGGCGATGGCGGGGACGAGGCCGTCCTTGTCGAAGGCCACGTCGGCCATCCAGTCGGGGTGTTGGGTCATGTGAGTTCCGTAGGGCCGCGCAGGCGGGGGCCGCTCAATCCAGGCGCACGGGGATGCCCTGGCCGGCCATGAAGCGCTTGGCTTCGCCGACCGTGTGCTGGCCGTAGTGGAAGATGCTGGCCGCCAGCACTGCATTGGCCTGGCCCAGCGTAACGCCATCGGCCAGGTGCTGCAAGCCGCCGACGCCGCCCGATGCGATGACGGGGACGGGGACGGCCTCGGCCACGCG from Orrella dioscoreae includes the following:
- a CDS encoding histidine triad nucleotide-binding protein, translating into MSDTCIFCKIAKGDIPARKVHEDEEFLAFHDISPAAPVHLLLIPRHHIVSMAEVTQKDAGWLGRMMILASRLAEENGCRPGPEGGFRLVANAGADGGQEVPHLHFHILGGARPWQGRMASIA
- a CDS encoding phosphoribosyl-ATP diphosphatase, which gives rise to MADSSDILARLADTLATRLPANGGDPQGSYVAKLLAKGPDAFLKKIGEEATELVMAAKDAAPDRVVAETADLWFHCMVALTHFGLRPEDVLAELARREGLSGLEEKARRAT
- the hisI gene encoding phosphoribosyl-AMP cyclohydrolase, whose amino-acid sequence is MTQHPDWMADVAFDKDGLVPAIAQDAESGQIMMVAWMNAEALAETAATQRAVYWSRSRSRLWRKGEESGHTQTVHELRLDCDGDVVLLKITQHGGIACHTGRPSCFYRQLQGEGAQSAWQITDPVLKDPELIYK